A single window of Vigna unguiculata cultivar IT97K-499-35 chromosome 1, ASM411807v1, whole genome shotgun sequence DNA harbors:
- the LOC114173996 gene encoding probable protein S-acyltransferase 4 isoform X2 gives MAGNRNPEIGASPSNVGQQQRRVYQVWRGGNKFFCGGRVIFGPDVASLFLTTFLIAAPAIAFCVKLYLLIKKNDDLSHEFWFPVVVVGGVLTVLDLIFLLMTSGRDPGIVPRNSRPPEFDDTFDIPTPSMEWINGTTPHLKLPRTKDVIVNGHIVKVKFCDTCLLYRPPRTSHCSICNNCVERFDHHCPWVGQCIGTRNYRYFFLFILTSTILCLYVFVFTCISISRQNFWRTISRDYIADFLMIYCFIAVWFVGGLTTFHFYLICTNQTTYENFRYQYDKKGNPFNRGSCRNINETLCSRIPGSRNNFRAFVVEDEHMMVGSVTPNIAHGILTPKEKIDLEMGSMRAEDDEGQPSFDPFYSIEDDAKGSTRTSNATVLNFQSISEDEMEEYVQSSHAGGRTRDSAQRHITSDGTNSWNQSH, from the exons ATGGCTGGAAACAGAAATCCAGAAATCGGGGCTTCTCCTAGCAATGTGGGTCAGCAACAAAGGAGGGTCTATCAAGTTTGGAGGGGAGGCAAC AAGTTTTTCTGTGGTGGGAGGGTGATATTTGGTCCAGATGTAGCTTCCCTGTTTCTTACAACATTCCTAATTGCTGCACCTGCAATTGCATTTTGTGTAAAATTATATCTTCTAATCAAGAAGAATGATGACCTTTCTCATGAATTTTGGTTTCCTGTAGTGGTTGTGGGTGGAGTTCTCACTGTTTTG GATTTAATTTTCCTCCTCATGACTTCTGGGAGAGATCCTGGAATTGTTCCTAGAAATTCAAGACCTCCTGAATTTGATGATACATTTGATATACCTACCCCTTCCATGGAATGGATTAATGGCACAACCCCTCATCTGAAACTACCTCGAACTAAAGATGTTATTGTTAATGGACACATAGTGAAAGTAAAGTTCTGTGATACGTGCTTGCTTTATCGCCCTCCTCGTACTTCTCATTGTTCTATATGCAACAATTGTGTCGAGAGATTTGATCATCACTGTCCCTGGGTTGGTCAGTGCATTGGAACG CGTAACTATCGATACTTCTTCTTGTTCATTTTGACATCAACCATTTTGTGCCTATACGTCTTCGTGTTCACTTGTATCAGTATTTCCCGGCAAAATTTTTGGAGGACAATATCACGTGATTATATAGCAGATTTTCTGATGATATACTGCTTTATAGCTGTTTGGTTTGTTGGTGGCCTCACAACTTTCCATTTCTATCTCATTTGTACAAACCAG ACAACTTATGAGAACTTCCGATATCAGTATGACAAAAAGGGCAACCCATTCAATAGGGGATCATGCAGAAATATAAATGAAACACTTTGTTCGAGGATTCCTGGTTCGAGGAATAACTTCCGAGCATTTGTTGTGGAGGATGAACACATGATGGTGGGATCGGTGACTCCAAACATTGCACATGGAATCTTGACCCCAAAGGAGAAAATTGACCTTGAAATGGGATCTATGCGTGCAGAAGATG ATGAGGGGCAGCCGTCTTTCGATCCGTTCTACAGCATTGAGGATGATGCAAAAGGCTCCACACGAACATCCAATGCAACGGTTTTGAATTTCCAAAGCATAAGTGAAGATGAAATGGAAGAGTATGTGCAAAGCTCCCATGCTGGAGGAAGAACCAGAGACTCTGCTCAAAGACACATTACTTCTGATGGAACTAATAGCTGGAATCAATCACATTAA
- the LOC114173996 gene encoding probable protein S-acyltransferase 4 isoform X3, translating into MAGNRNPEIGASPSNVGQQQRRVYQVWRGGNKFFCGGRVIFGPDVASLFLTTFLIAAPAIAFCVKLYLLIKKNDDLSHEFWFPVVVVGGVLTVLDLIFLLMTSGRDPGIVPRNSRPPEFDDTFDIPTPSMEWINGTTPHLKLPRTKDVIVNGHIVKVKFCDTCLLYRPPRTSHCSICNNCVERFDHHCPWVGQCIGTTTYENFRYQYDKKGNPFNRGSCRNINETLCSRIPGSRNNFRAFVVEDEHMMVGSVTPNIAHGILTPKEKIDLEMGSMRAEDGRLPIPELLRNFDFDNFDDDMKFADEGQPSFDPFYSIEDDAKGSTRTSNATVLNFQSISEDEMEEYVQSSHAGGRTRDSAQRHITSDGTNSWNQSH; encoded by the exons ATGGCTGGAAACAGAAATCCAGAAATCGGGGCTTCTCCTAGCAATGTGGGTCAGCAACAAAGGAGGGTCTATCAAGTTTGGAGGGGAGGCAAC AAGTTTTTCTGTGGTGGGAGGGTGATATTTGGTCCAGATGTAGCTTCCCTGTTTCTTACAACATTCCTAATTGCTGCACCTGCAATTGCATTTTGTGTAAAATTATATCTTCTAATCAAGAAGAATGATGACCTTTCTCATGAATTTTGGTTTCCTGTAGTGGTTGTGGGTGGAGTTCTCACTGTTTTG GATTTAATTTTCCTCCTCATGACTTCTGGGAGAGATCCTGGAATTGTTCCTAGAAATTCAAGACCTCCTGAATTTGATGATACATTTGATATACCTACCCCTTCCATGGAATGGATTAATGGCACAACCCCTCATCTGAAACTACCTCGAACTAAAGATGTTATTGTTAATGGACACATAGTGAAAGTAAAGTTCTGTGATACGTGCTTGCTTTATCGCCCTCCTCGTACTTCTCATTGTTCTATATGCAACAATTGTGTCGAGAGATTTGATCATCACTGTCCCTGGGTTGGTCAGTGCATTGGAACG ACAACTTATGAGAACTTCCGATATCAGTATGACAAAAAGGGCAACCCATTCAATAGGGGATCATGCAGAAATATAAATGAAACACTTTGTTCGAGGATTCCTGGTTCGAGGAATAACTTCCGAGCATTTGTTGTGGAGGATGAACACATGATGGTGGGATCGGTGACTCCAAACATTGCACATGGAATCTTGACCCCAAAGGAGAAAATTGACCTTGAAATGGGATCTATGCGTGCAGAAGATGGTCGTTTACCTATTCCTGAACTTCTGcgaaattttgattttgataattttgatgATGACATGAAGTTTGCAGATGAGGGGCAGCCGTCTTTCGATCCGTTCTACAGCATTGAGGATGATGCAAAAGGCTCCACACGAACATCCAATGCAACGGTTTTGAATTTCCAAAGCATAAGTGAAGATGAAATGGAAGAGTATGTGCAAAGCTCCCATGCTGGAGGAAGAACCAGAGACTCTGCTCAAAGACACATTACTTCTGATGGAACTAATAGCTGGAATCAATCACATTAA
- the LOC114173996 gene encoding probable protein S-acyltransferase 4 isoform X1, whose product MAGNRNPEIGASPSNVGQQQRRVYQVWRGGNKFFCGGRVIFGPDVASLFLTTFLIAAPAIAFCVKLYLLIKKNDDLSHEFWFPVVVVGGVLTVLDLIFLLMTSGRDPGIVPRNSRPPEFDDTFDIPTPSMEWINGTTPHLKLPRTKDVIVNGHIVKVKFCDTCLLYRPPRTSHCSICNNCVERFDHHCPWVGQCIGTRNYRYFFLFILTSTILCLYVFVFTCISISRQNFWRTISRDYIADFLMIYCFIAVWFVGGLTTFHFYLICTNQTTYENFRYQYDKKGNPFNRGSCRNINETLCSRIPGSRNNFRAFVVEDEHMMVGSVTPNIAHGILTPKEKIDLEMGSMRAEDGRLPIPELLRNFDFDNFDDDMKFADEGQPSFDPFYSIEDDAKGSTRTSNATVLNFQSISEDEMEEYVQSSHAGGRTRDSAQRHITSDGTNSWNQSH is encoded by the exons ATGGCTGGAAACAGAAATCCAGAAATCGGGGCTTCTCCTAGCAATGTGGGTCAGCAACAAAGGAGGGTCTATCAAGTTTGGAGGGGAGGCAAC AAGTTTTTCTGTGGTGGGAGGGTGATATTTGGTCCAGATGTAGCTTCCCTGTTTCTTACAACATTCCTAATTGCTGCACCTGCAATTGCATTTTGTGTAAAATTATATCTTCTAATCAAGAAGAATGATGACCTTTCTCATGAATTTTGGTTTCCTGTAGTGGTTGTGGGTGGAGTTCTCACTGTTTTG GATTTAATTTTCCTCCTCATGACTTCTGGGAGAGATCCTGGAATTGTTCCTAGAAATTCAAGACCTCCTGAATTTGATGATACATTTGATATACCTACCCCTTCCATGGAATGGATTAATGGCACAACCCCTCATCTGAAACTACCTCGAACTAAAGATGTTATTGTTAATGGACACATAGTGAAAGTAAAGTTCTGTGATACGTGCTTGCTTTATCGCCCTCCTCGTACTTCTCATTGTTCTATATGCAACAATTGTGTCGAGAGATTTGATCATCACTGTCCCTGGGTTGGTCAGTGCATTGGAACG CGTAACTATCGATACTTCTTCTTGTTCATTTTGACATCAACCATTTTGTGCCTATACGTCTTCGTGTTCACTTGTATCAGTATTTCCCGGCAAAATTTTTGGAGGACAATATCACGTGATTATATAGCAGATTTTCTGATGATATACTGCTTTATAGCTGTTTGGTTTGTTGGTGGCCTCACAACTTTCCATTTCTATCTCATTTGTACAAACCAG ACAACTTATGAGAACTTCCGATATCAGTATGACAAAAAGGGCAACCCATTCAATAGGGGATCATGCAGAAATATAAATGAAACACTTTGTTCGAGGATTCCTGGTTCGAGGAATAACTTCCGAGCATTTGTTGTGGAGGATGAACACATGATGGTGGGATCGGTGACTCCAAACATTGCACATGGAATCTTGACCCCAAAGGAGAAAATTGACCTTGAAATGGGATCTATGCGTGCAGAAGATGGTCGTTTACCTATTCCTGAACTTCTGcgaaattttgattttgataattttgatgATGACATGAAGTTTGCAGATGAGGGGCAGCCGTCTTTCGATCCGTTCTACAGCATTGAGGATGATGCAAAAGGCTCCACACGAACATCCAATGCAACGGTTTTGAATTTCCAAAGCATAAGTGAAGATGAAATGGAAGAGTATGTGCAAAGCTCCCATGCTGGAGGAAGAACCAGAGACTCTGCTCAAAGACACATTACTTCTGATGGAACTAATAGCTGGAATCAATCACATTAA